Genomic window (Phycisphaeraceae bacterium):
CGGCGGAATCGCCAGAGTGTCGGCGGATACTGGATGAGCTTACAGCGTTCATTCGAGCGAAGCGCGTGACTAAGGCGGAACGGGAGGCCTCCGAGCAGATTCGGTTCAACGGGCCGCTGAAGGACTACTTCCATCCCAAGACGTTCGACGAAGTGATCCTGGCTCGGCGATACTTCCAGGAGCGTCCGCCGACTGGTGCGAACGAGTCGCTCGTGTTTGCCGCGCTGCTTCATGTACTGCACGGGAATCGGCCGTATGCCCTGAGCCGTCGGTCGCACCCGATCACCCCCTTCTCGCCCACCGGGGAGACCGTCTATAAGTCATTGATTGAGAAGGTGACCGAGAAGGTTGATCGTTCGCTGAGCGTCGAGCGGCCGGTCGGTTTCGTGCCCGGTACGTCAGTGTTCCAGGATGCCACGGGCCTGTGGCCCGTCGACGTCGATGACCTGGACGCCGTCATCACCTCCCCGCCGTTCTTCGACAGCACGCGGTTCTATCTCGCTAACTGGATGCGGCTGTGGTTCTCGGGGTGGACCTCCGCCGACTTCAAGAAGCGCCCACTGGCGTTCGTCGATGAGCGTCAGAAGCAGGACTTCCGCGTCTATGAGGCGGTGATTCGACAAGCCCGCGAGCGTCTCAAGCCGGGCGGCGTGTGCGTCTTCCACCTCGGCAAGAGCCGCAAGTGCGACATGGCGGAGGAGATCGGGCGGATTGCCCGGCCCTGGTTCTCGTCTGCCGAGATCTTCGCCGAAAGCGTCGAACACTGCGAATCACACGGCATCCGGGACAAAGGAACCGTCGTCGAACACACCTACTTGGTGCTTCACTAGATTCCTAAACCAGCTGCTCTAATCCATTCGGCTCGTGACACAGCGTAACTGACGATGTCTCGACGCTCGACTTGTACGCTTTCCAAGGGATTCTGGATCATGCGTAGCTGCGGAGAGCTACCGCCGAGATTCTCCACGAGTGCGAGCACGAAGCTCTCGCGATGATGCCGCGCCGCCTCGTATTCGGTTGGAGTCAGAGTAATCTCTCCGAGGTTAGCGAGGCTGCTCTTGACCTCGATCACCATTGCTCGATCTCCTCGTCGTGCCCACAGGTCGAAGC
Coding sequences:
- a CDS encoding SAM-dependent methyltransferase, which produces MSRSGVGLRQVLVAAEAPKRQTTRTKPPAWSKRWTRFTEALPHQSGDFAKRNWGSPLHSLCSYQGKMKPSLARHLVEAFVSKGDRLLDPFGGVGTIPFEAAGLGVQTWSFDISPAAVPIAMAKLQPAESPECRRILDELTAFIRAKRVTKAEREASEQIRFNGPLKDYFHPKTFDEVILARRYFQERPPTGANESLVFAALLHVLHGNRPYALSRRSHPITPFSPTGETVYKSLIEKVTEKVDRSLSVERPVGFVPGTSVFQDATGLWPVDVDDLDAVITSPPFFDSTRFYLANWMRLWFSGWTSADFKKRPLAFVDERQKQDFRVYEAVIRQARERLKPGGVCVFHLGKSRKCDMAEEIGRIARPWFSSAEIFAESVEHCESHGIRDKGTVVEHTYLVLH